A DNA window from Buttiauxella agrestis contains the following coding sequences:
- a CDS encoding YgeY family selenium metabolism-linked hydrolase: MTKQVPFKLVLEKAEHYKADMTRFLRDMIAIPSESCDEKRVVHRIKEEMEKVGFDKIVIDPMGNILGYIGHGPHLIAMDAHIDTVGVGNMKNWSFDPYQGMETEELIGGRGASDQEGGMASMVYAGKIIKDLGLEDQYTLLVTGTVQEEDCDGLCWQYIIEQSGIRPEFVVSTEPTDCQIYRGQRGRMEIRIDVQGVSCHGSAPERGDNAIFKMGPILNELQQLATRLGNDEFLGKGTLTVSEIFFTSPSRCAVADSCAVSIDRRLTWGESWEGALEEIRALESVKAVNATVSMYEYDRPSWTGLVYPTECYFPTWKVEEDHITVKTLSKAYQGLFHKDPVVDKWTFSTNGVSIMGRHGIPVIGFGPGKEPEAHAPNEKTWKDHLVTCAALYASIPLAYLSELKK, from the coding sequence ATGACTAAACAGGTTCCATTTAAACTGGTTTTAGAAAAAGCAGAACACTACAAAGCCGACATGACGCGCTTCCTGCGCGACATGATTGCCATTCCAAGCGAGAGCTGCGACGAAAAACGCGTCGTGCATCGCATTAAAGAAGAAATGGAAAAAGTCGGCTTCGATAAAATCGTCATCGACCCGATGGGCAATATTCTCGGCTATATCGGCCACGGCCCACACCTGATTGCGATGGATGCCCACATTGATACCGTTGGCGTCGGTAACATGAAAAACTGGTCATTCGACCCGTATCAGGGCATGGAAACCGAAGAGCTGATTGGTGGCCGTGGCGCGTCGGACCAGGAAGGCGGAATGGCTTCAATGGTTTACGCCGGTAAAATTATCAAAGATTTAGGGCTGGAAGATCAGTACACCCTGTTGGTAACTGGCACCGTTCAGGAAGAGGACTGCGACGGGCTGTGCTGGCAGTACATCATTGAACAATCAGGGATTCGTCCGGAGTTTGTGGTCAGCACTGAACCGACAGACTGCCAGATTTATCGCGGCCAACGTGGACGCATGGAAATCCGCATCGACGTTCAGGGAGTGAGTTGCCACGGTTCCGCGCCAGAGCGCGGCGACAATGCCATCTTCAAAATGGGCCCCATCCTCAACGAGTTACAGCAACTGGCAACCCGCCTGGGCAATGACGAATTCCTCGGCAAAGGCACACTTACCGTTTCTGAAATTTTCTTCACTTCACCCAGCCGCTGCGCAGTAGCAGACAGTTGCGCCGTCTCCATTGACCGACGCTTAACCTGGGGCGAATCCTGGGAAGGTGCGCTCGAAGAGATACGCGCGCTGGAATCGGTCAAAGCCGTCAACGCCACCGTATCGATGTACGAATATGACCGTCCATCGTGGACGGGCCTGGTGTATCCAACGGAGTGTTACTTCCCGACCTGGAAAGTGGAAGAAGACCACATCACGGTGAAAACCCTCAGCAAAGCTTACCAGGGCTTGTTCCACAAAGATCCGGTGGTGGATAAGTGGACGTTCTCAACCAACGGCGTTTCCATCATGGGCCGCCACGGTATTCCAGTGATTGGCTTTGGCCCAGGTAAAGAACCTGAAGCCCACGCGCCGAACGAAAAAACCTGGAAAGACCATCTGGTCACCTGTGCCGCCCTGTATGCCTCGATTCCGTTGGCCTACTTGTCTGAACTGAAGAAATAA
- the hydA gene encoding dihydropyrimidinase, producing MNLTQIHPRKVLIKNGCVVNATGQAQHDVLIADGLFERIAADISVSDDVEVIDATGCYVMPGGIDVHTHFNIDVGMARSCDDFFTGTRAAACGGTTTIIDHMGFGPAGCNLHHQLEAYHGYARGKAVIDYSFHGVIQHINDAIIDELPSMVDAGISSFKLYLTYLYKLNDSDVLRALQRLNEVGALTTVHPENDAVIAQRRADFLAAGLTAPLYHARSRPPECEAEAIARMINLARLSGNAPLYIVHLSNGLGLDYLRLAKVRNQPVWVETCPQYLMLDERLYSREDALKFILSPPLRDIREQDALWCGISDGSIDVVATDHCTFPYQQRLALSGGDFSQCPNGLPGVENRLLLLFSAGVMSGRISPERFVSLTSARPAQLFGLWPQKGCIAQGFDADVVIIDPKTSTTIRHCELHDNADYSPYEGMVCQGQIRHTLSRGKKVFSHGEFTGVAGDGRFLKRQPFNYSDI from the coding sequence ATGAACCTTACCCAAATCCATCCCAGGAAAGTGCTGATTAAAAACGGCTGCGTGGTGAATGCCACCGGTCAGGCACAACATGACGTGCTGATCGCCGACGGTCTGTTCGAACGTATTGCTGCGGATATTTCTGTTTCTGACGACGTCGAAGTCATTGATGCTACGGGCTGCTACGTGATGCCGGGCGGAATCGATGTTCACACGCATTTTAATATTGATGTCGGAATGGCCCGTAGCTGTGATGATTTTTTTACCGGCACCCGCGCCGCTGCGTGTGGTGGTACAACAACCATTATTGACCATATGGGATTTGGCCCCGCAGGTTGCAATCTGCACCACCAGCTTGAGGCTTATCACGGTTATGCGCGTGGCAAAGCGGTAATCGACTACAGCTTTCATGGCGTAATCCAGCATATTAATGACGCCATTATCGATGAGCTTCCCTCGATGGTCGATGCGGGTATCAGCAGCTTTAAACTCTATCTGACCTATCTCTACAAACTGAACGACAGCGATGTGTTACGCGCTTTGCAGCGGCTTAACGAAGTCGGGGCGCTGACCACCGTGCACCCGGAAAATGATGCGGTGATTGCCCAACGGCGCGCTGATTTTCTCGCCGCAGGCCTTACCGCCCCGCTGTATCACGCCCGCAGTCGTCCGCCTGAATGTGAGGCCGAAGCTATCGCCCGAATGATTAACCTGGCGCGGCTTTCGGGGAATGCGCCGCTGTATATCGTCCATCTGTCCAATGGACTCGGGCTTGACTACCTACGGCTGGCAAAAGTCCGCAATCAGCCAGTGTGGGTGGAAACCTGCCCGCAATATTTAATGCTGGATGAACGTTTGTATTCGCGTGAAGACGCACTGAAATTTATTCTCAGCCCGCCGCTGCGCGATATTCGCGAACAAGACGCGCTGTGGTGCGGGATAAGCGACGGATCGATAGATGTCGTCGCAACCGACCACTGCACCTTCCCTTACCAGCAACGGCTCGCGCTCTCCGGTGGCGATTTCAGCCAGTGTCCTAACGGATTGCCGGGCGTAGAAAACCGTCTGTTGCTGCTGTTTTCTGCCGGCGTCATGAGCGGGCGCATTTCACCAGAGCGCTTTGTTTCACTGACCAGCGCCAGGCCCGCGCAGTTGTTCGGGCTGTGGCCACAAAAAGGCTGTATTGCCCAGGGTTTCGACGCCGATGTGGTGATTATCGACCCCAAAACCAGCACCACAATCCGCCACTGTGAACTGCACGACAATGCCGATTACAGCCCGTATGAAGGCATGGTTTGTCAGGGGCAAATACGCCACACCTTGTCGCGCGGTAAAAAGGTTTTCAGTCACGGAGAATTTACCGGAGTAGCAGGAGATGGACGTTTCCTGAAACGCCAACCGTTTAATTATTCCGATATTTAA
- the arcC gene encoding carbamate kinase, which yields MKKTIVLALGGNALGDGLAEQMVAVRITARAIVDLIEQGHKVVLTHGNGPQVGMINRAFEAAAKTEAHTPMLPMSVCVALSQGYIGYDLQNALREELHLRGLATPVATIITQVEVDKNDPAFLSPTKPIGSFFTHEEAKVLMANGHQMMEDAGRGWRRVVASPKPVDIIEKETVKAMLCAGQLVITVGGGGIPVTREGNHLRGANAVIDKDWASAKLAEMINADMLIILTAVEKVAIHYGKPGEQWLDNLSLSDAERFIAEGHFAKGSMLPKVEAAVAFAASRPGRKTLITVLEKAKEGIEGKTGTVICQ from the coding sequence ATGAAAAAGACAATTGTACTGGCCCTGGGCGGGAACGCTTTAGGCGATGGCCTGGCCGAGCAAATGGTTGCCGTGAGAATCACTGCTCGCGCCATTGTTGATTTGATTGAACAGGGACACAAAGTGGTTCTGACTCACGGTAACGGCCCGCAGGTTGGCATGATCAATCGCGCATTTGAGGCCGCCGCCAAAACCGAAGCCCATACCCCCATGCTGCCGATGTCCGTCTGCGTGGCATTAAGCCAGGGTTATATCGGGTATGACCTGCAAAACGCCCTGCGCGAAGAGCTTCATCTGCGCGGGCTGGCAACCCCTGTAGCGACGATTATCACCCAGGTGGAAGTCGACAAAAACGATCCGGCGTTCCTCTCCCCGACCAAACCAATAGGTTCGTTCTTCACCCACGAAGAGGCCAAAGTGCTGATGGCCAACGGACATCAGATGATGGAAGACGCCGGGCGCGGCTGGCGGCGCGTCGTCGCTTCGCCGAAACCGGTTGATATTATCGAGAAAGAGACCGTGAAAGCGATGCTCTGCGCCGGGCAACTGGTGATCACCGTGGGTGGCGGCGGCATTCCGGTAACGCGCGAAGGAAACCACCTGCGTGGCGCGAATGCGGTTATCGATAAAGACTGGGCGAGCGCCAAACTGGCTGAGATGATCAACGCAGATATGCTGATTATTCTCACCGCCGTGGAAAAAGTCGCCATTCACTATGGCAAGCCTGGCGAGCAGTGGCTGGATAACCTTAGTCTGAGCGATGCGGAGCGCTTTATTGCCGAGGGACATTTTGCTAAAGGATCAATGTTACCGAAAGTGGAAGCCGCGGTGGCATTTGCCGCCAGCCGCCCCGGTCGTAAAACGCTGATTACCGTGCTGGAAAAAGCCAAAGAAGGTATCGAAGGAAAAACAGGTACGGTGATTTGCCAGTAA
- the ygeW gene encoding knotted carbamoyltransferase YgeW has product MKTINDLIKDLSKLNSHLHEKDFLLTWEQSPDELKQVLDVAAVLKSMRADNIATNVFTNGLGISVFRDNSTRTRFSYASALNMLGLAQQDLDEGKSQIAHGETVRETANMISFCADAIGIRDDMFLGAGNAYMREVGAALDEGYEEGVLPQRPALVNLQCDIDHPTQAMADLAWLREHFGSLENLKGKKIAMTWAYSPSYGKPLSVPQGIIGLMTRFGMDVTLAHPDGYELIPDVVEVAKNNAKSSGGSFRQVNSMEEAFKDADIVYPKSWAPYKVMEERTTLLRANDHDGLKALEKQCLAQNANHKNWHCTEEMMKLTRDGEALYMHCLPADISGVSCKEGEVTEGVFEKYRIETYKEASWKPYIIAAMILSRKYANPGQILEKLLKDAVKRVK; this is encoded by the coding sequence ATGAAAACGATTAATGATTTAATTAAAGATCTCAGCAAACTTAACTCTCATCTTCATGAAAAGGATTTCCTGTTAACCTGGGAACAGAGTCCGGATGAGCTCAAGCAAGTCCTCGACGTCGCGGCCGTACTGAAATCCATGCGTGCCGATAACATTGCCACCAACGTCTTTACCAATGGTTTGGGCATCTCCGTTTTCCGTGATAACTCAACCCGTACCCGTTTCTCTTACGCCTCCGCCCTGAATATGCTGGGCCTGGCGCAGCAAGATCTCGATGAAGGCAAATCGCAAATTGCCCACGGCGAAACGGTCCGTGAAACCGCCAACATGATCTCCTTCTGTGCGGACGCCATCGGTATTCGCGATGACATGTTCCTTGGTGCAGGCAACGCTTACATGCGTGAAGTGGGTGCCGCACTCGATGAAGGCTACGAAGAAGGCGTGCTGCCGCAACGCCCTGCCCTGGTCAATCTGCAATGTGATATCGACCATCCCACGCAAGCGATGGCCGATTTGGCCTGGCTGCGCGAGCATTTCGGCTCGCTGGAAAATCTGAAAGGCAAAAAAATCGCCATGACCTGGGCTTACTCGCCAAGTTACGGCAAGCCGCTGTCGGTGCCACAAGGCATCATCGGCCTGATGACCCGCTTTGGTATGGACGTCACGCTTGCGCATCCAGACGGCTATGAGCTGATCCCGGATGTGGTGGAAGTAGCCAAAAACAATGCCAAATCATCCGGTGGCAGCTTCCGCCAGGTCAACTCAATGGAAGAAGCCTTCAAAGATGCCGACATTGTTTATCCAAAATCCTGGGCACCTTACAAAGTCATGGAAGAGCGCACCACCCTGCTGCGCGCCAACGATCACGACGGCCTTAAAGCGCTGGAAAAACAGTGCCTGGCGCAAAACGCCAACCACAAAAATTGGCACTGCACCGAAGAGATGATGAAGCTGACCCGTGACGGCGAAGCCCTGTATATGCACTGCCTGCCGGCGGACATTTCCGGCGTGTCGTGTAAAGAAGGCGAAGTCACCGAAGGCGTATTCGAAAAATACCGTATCGAAACCTACAAAGAAGCCAGCTGGAAGCCTTACATCATCGCCGCAATGATCCTGTCGCGCAAATACGCGAACCCGGGTCAAATCCTTGAAAAACTGCTTAAAGATGCCGTGAAACGTGTCAAATAA
- a CDS encoding sigma 54-interacting transcriptional regulator, with protein MMAVNTQSALMQIQPTIIRFAKMLASVLQLEIEIVDVNLVRVAGTGPYAKSLGRKLNTNSRLLKHVIESKKEKVVTQSGIDPICEGCTDKQNCREKAFLGTPVIFQNCCVGVISLVALNCEQQERIRDNLREFSDYVQHISNIFISKLLEDQSGESNASGILLSLIDNMDQGVLILDKNNQLKFANPVALKILKSNHEQLMGKTISARALTFQNSFTSGNMQYIISLDERSEIIIGQLLTVQENQIFLMAFHQSHTAINTDAVNEAPQIEHIIGECQPMVALKRLIGRIAPGPSSVMITGESGTGKEVVAWAIHKLSQRNDKPFIAINCAAIPEQLLESELFGYVKGAFTGASTNGKQGLMQAADQGSLFLDEIGDMPLVIQAKLLRAIEAREVQPIGSSRPIPIDIRIISATNQNLEKYVSEGKFREDLYYRLNVIPVVLPPLRERKEDLSLLIHYFLNLHTKRIGLVYPGIAPDVMALLAAYQWPGNLRELSNMMEYLVNVVPSGEVITTSLLPPNIVNQRQIVVDFTRVHAAKTHDSSDHSEHGAHALEEMEKQLIAEALMRHGNKKLAADELGIGIATLYRKIKKYGTDDKPLS; from the coding sequence ATGATGGCTGTAAATACTCAGTCGGCGCTGATGCAGATCCAACCGACAATCATCCGTTTTGCGAAGATGCTGGCAAGTGTGTTGCAACTGGAAATTGAGATTGTTGATGTCAATCTGGTTCGAGTAGCAGGCACTGGCCCTTATGCTAAATCTTTGGGGCGAAAGCTAAATACCAATTCACGCTTGTTAAAGCATGTTATTGAATCAAAGAAAGAAAAAGTCGTCACGCAGTCTGGTATTGACCCCATTTGTGAAGGGTGTACCGATAAGCAAAATTGCCGGGAAAAAGCTTTCCTCGGTACCCCGGTGATTTTTCAGAACTGTTGCGTCGGGGTGATTAGCCTGGTAGCACTGAACTGCGAGCAGCAGGAGCGCATAAGAGACAATTTGCGCGAATTTTCAGATTATGTGCAGCATATTTCCAATATTTTTATTTCCAAACTCCTCGAAGACCAAAGCGGTGAGAGTAACGCCAGTGGGATACTGTTAAGCCTCATCGATAATATGGATCAGGGCGTGTTGATCCTGGATAAAAATAATCAGTTAAAATTTGCGAACCCTGTCGCATTAAAAATATTAAAATCCAACCATGAGCAGTTGATGGGGAAAACGATTTCAGCGCGTGCGCTGACTTTTCAGAACTCTTTTACCAGCGGCAATATGCAATATATTATTTCCCTCGACGAACGCAGCGAAATAATTATTGGTCAGTTACTTACGGTACAGGAAAACCAGATTTTTTTAATGGCGTTCCATCAATCGCACACGGCTATCAATACGGATGCCGTGAACGAAGCCCCACAGATCGAACATATTATTGGTGAATGCCAGCCGATGGTGGCGTTAAAGCGCTTGATTGGCCGGATTGCACCGGGTCCGTCGAGTGTGATGATTACGGGTGAAAGTGGTACCGGTAAAGAGGTGGTCGCCTGGGCAATTCATAAACTCAGTCAGCGTAATGATAAACCGTTTATCGCGATTAACTGTGCCGCCATCCCTGAGCAACTGCTGGAAAGTGAACTGTTTGGTTATGTTAAAGGCGCTTTCACCGGTGCGTCGACTAACGGTAAGCAAGGGTTAATGCAGGCCGCCGATCAGGGGTCGCTGTTCCTTGATGAAATTGGCGATATGCCGTTAGTGATTCAGGCCAAATTGCTGCGTGCCATTGAAGCACGCGAAGTTCAGCCTATTGGTTCAAGTCGCCCAATCCCGATTGATATTCGTATCATTTCTGCCACCAATCAGAATCTGGAGAAGTATGTTTCCGAAGGGAAGTTTCGCGAAGATCTCTATTACCGTTTGAATGTGATCCCGGTGGTCTTGCCGCCGCTGCGTGAGCGCAAAGAAGATTTATCTTTGCTGATTCACTATTTTCTTAATTTGCATACGAAGCGCATCGGACTGGTTTATCCGGGCATCGCGCCCGATGTCATGGCATTGCTGGCGGCCTATCAATGGCCGGGAAATTTGCGCGAGTTAAGCAACATGATGGAGTACCTGGTGAACGTGGTGCCTTCAGGCGAAGTGATTACCACGTCGCTGTTGCCACCGAACATTGTCAATCAGCGGCAGATCGTGGTGGATTTCACCCGGGTGCATGCCGCGAAAACTCACGACAGTAGCGATCATTCGGAGCATGGTGCCCATGCGCTGGAGGAGATGGAAAAGCAGCTTATTGCCGAAGCGCTGATGCGCCACGGCAATAAAAAACTGGCGGCGGATGAGTTGGGGATAGGGATCGCCACCCTGTATCGCAAAATAAAGAA
- the dpaL gene encoding diaminopropionate ammonia-lyase, which translates to MSVFSLKLAIEQNRLFNGEISPLFTSEQTRKARAFHQKIAGYQPTPLCELNELASLFGVGKILVKDESQRFGLNAFKMLGGTYAIAQLLCEKYQMDINDFSFEKIKNTIKEKMTFATTTDGNHGRGVAWAARQLGQHAVVYMPKGSAQERVDHILNLGAECIVTDMNYDDTVRMTMQTAKERGWEVVQDTAWEGYTKIPTWIMQGYSTLADEAVEQMKQLGIERPTHVFLQAGVGAMAGGVLGYMADVYGAQRLHSVIVEPELADCIYRSGVKGDIVNVSGDMPTIMAGLACGEPNPLGWTVLRNCATQFISCQDSVAALGMRVLGNPTGKDPRIISGESGAVGLGVLAAVHYHPQRETLMAKLGLNRDSVVLVISTEGDTDVKHYREVVWEGAYPTTA; encoded by the coding sequence ATGTCTGTTTTCTCATTGAAGTTAGCTATCGAACAAAACCGTTTATTCAATGGTGAAATATCCCCGTTGTTCACCAGCGAACAAACCCGCAAAGCCCGAGCATTTCACCAGAAGATTGCCGGTTACCAACCGACGCCGTTGTGTGAACTTAACGAGCTTGCCAGCCTGTTCGGTGTCGGCAAGATTCTGGTTAAAGATGAGTCCCAGCGCTTTGGTCTGAACGCCTTCAAAATGCTGGGTGGCACCTACGCCATCGCACAGTTGCTGTGCGAAAAATACCAGATGGATATCAATGATTTCTCGTTTGAGAAAATCAAAAACACCATCAAAGAAAAAATGACCTTCGCCACCACCACTGACGGAAACCACGGGCGCGGCGTGGCCTGGGCTGCCCGGCAACTGGGGCAGCATGCGGTGGTCTATATGCCGAAAGGGTCGGCGCAAGAACGCGTGGACCACATTCTCAATCTCGGTGCGGAATGCATCGTCACCGACATGAATTACGACGACACCGTGCGTATGACCATGCAGACCGCCAAAGAACGGGGCTGGGAAGTGGTGCAGGACACCGCCTGGGAAGGTTACACCAAAATCCCGACCTGGATTATGCAAGGCTATTCGACGCTTGCCGACGAAGCCGTCGAACAGATGAAACAGCTTGGCATCGAACGCCCGACTCACGTCTTTTTACAAGCGGGTGTCGGGGCGATGGCTGGCGGCGTGCTCGGATATATGGCCGATGTGTACGGGGCGCAACGCCTGCACTCCGTAATCGTTGAGCCAGAACTGGCCGACTGTATTTACCGCTCCGGCGTGAAAGGCGACATCGTCAACGTTAGCGGTGATATGCCCACCATCATGGCAGGTCTTGCCTGTGGTGAACCTAATCCGCTCGGCTGGACGGTGCTGCGAAACTGCGCCACGCAATTCATCTCCTGCCAGGACTCGGTTGCCGCTCTCGGAATGCGCGTGCTGGGCAACCCAACCGGCAAAGACCCGCGCATTATTTCTGGTGAATCGGGAGCCGTCGGTCTCGGTGTGCTGGCCGCCGTTCATTACCACCCGCAACGCGAAACGCTGATGGCGAAACTGGGGCTTAACCGCGACTCCGTCGTACTGGTTATCAGCACCGAAGGCGATACCGACGTTAAGCACTACCGCGAAGTGGTCTGGGAAGGCGCTTACCCTACAACTGCGTGA